One Legionella lansingensis genomic region harbors:
- a CDS encoding VUT family protein, whose product MITFSTTHQTRSYLALTVGMLTCLILLINISFKIIVIQGLLFTASSVVCPVVAIIYLFILRECTVIQQRHILNQSLMALYLFSIGIYLLVNLPAAEYMHDNPAYQIVFEDIPKKFFASTLAFALGFYLPHLLCCARKKEVLLSPKKQLLLALFGGFCFFTLDFFLLFSDPHAHSFDQIYTDSLMIVAGILFSAGIIYLSFLLFTRQNHWRAERPSPIYLSYTLYHYLVGLAVIFMLICIACEYRLVSFTNGWTLPACNLLFPFVMMISNLIGELYGYKANLRLTVMLIVAELTFDLLLNGAVALPSPEFFNLNPFYSFIVPRRIPAATSGLFITMVSNAMLLEYLKKIQFGSNRIWRVLIANAVAITLLCLVNYSLLFGGIYPSDQILNLTMSSWAFKLGATLIGLPIVLWLYNSLYGQIPQTT is encoded by the coding sequence ATGATCACTTTCTCCACTACCCATCAAACACGAAGCTATTTAGCTCTTACCGTGGGCATGCTTACTTGCCTTATTTTACTAATTAATATCTCATTTAAGATTATTGTTATTCAAGGATTATTGTTTACCGCGAGCAGTGTGGTTTGTCCTGTGGTTGCTATTATTTATCTATTTATTTTAAGGGAATGCACGGTAATTCAGCAGCGACATATATTAAACCAGTCACTTATGGCTCTTTATTTATTCTCCATAGGCATTTATTTATTAGTCAATTTACCGGCGGCGGAATATATGCATGATAACCCCGCCTATCAAATTGTCTTTGAGGATATACCTAAGAAATTCTTTGCCTCAACGTTGGCATTTGCCTTGGGTTTTTATTTGCCTCATTTATTATGTTGTGCAAGAAAAAAGGAAGTATTGCTTTCCCCAAAGAAACAACTTCTCTTGGCGCTCTTCGGGGGATTTTGCTTTTTTACTCTGGACTTTTTTTTGCTGTTCTCCGATCCCCATGCGCACAGTTTTGATCAAATTTATACGGATTCTTTGATGATCGTTGCCGGAATTCTTTTTTCGGCTGGGATTATCTATCTAAGCTTCCTTCTATTTACCAGGCAGAACCATTGGCGTGCTGAAAGGCCATCTCCAATCTATTTGTCATATACGCTTTACCATTATCTTGTAGGTTTGGCAGTGATTTTTATGTTAATTTGCATCGCTTGTGAATATCGCCTGGTGTCTTTCACCAACGGTTGGACTTTACCTGCCTGCAATCTTTTGTTCCCATTCGTGATGATGATCAGTAACCTCATTGGTGAGTTATATGGTTACAAAGCAAACCTACGCTTGACGGTAATGCTGATTGTAGCCGAGTTGACCTTTGATTTATTACTAAACGGTGCTGTTGCATTGCCATCGCCGGAATTTTTTAACCTCAATCCCTTCTATTCTTTTATTGTGCCACGACGTATTCCAGCAGCGACTTCAGGTTTATTTATTACGATGGTCAGTAATGCCATGTTGCTTGAATATTTAAAGAAAATACAGTTCGGCAGTAATCGTATTTGGCGCGTTTTAATAGCCAATGCAGTTGCTATCACATTACTTTGCCTGGTGAATTACAGCTTATTATTTGGCGGAATTTATCCATCTGATCAAATTCTGAATCTGACCATGAGTAGCTGGGCTTTTAAATTAGGTGCCACCTTGATAGGCTTGCCCATCGTATTGTGGTTATATAATTCCTTATACGGACAAATTCCTCAAACGACTTAA
- the ansA gene encoding asparaginase, which produces MKKHILILNTGGTISSVRTTKGYEPALGYVQKALAQIPALNHPQMPDYTIKEYDPLLDSSNMTLNDWNRIADDIANEYQRFDGFVIFHGTDTMAYTASALSFMLEHLGKPVIVTGSQIPLSEVRNDAIDNVITSLWLCAHQPIYEVCIYFNQRLLRGNRTQKISAQRFDAFDSPNYPRLASIGISIELHRELMLERPSKPFHLQTLSSQFIANFRLFPGFATQVLDDILQQPLKGLVLETYGAGNAQNNDPHFLKSLKAACDRGVVIVNCTQCQQGRVEMSQYATGYTLKQAGLISGHDMTPEAAHCKLLYLFSKYLSTQKVKELMQANLCGELNSQL; this is translated from the coding sequence ATGAAAAAACACATCTTAATTCTCAACACAGGTGGCACGATTAGCAGTGTGCGCACAACAAAAGGCTATGAGCCTGCTCTTGGTTATGTGCAGAAAGCACTGGCACAAATTCCAGCTCTTAACCATCCGCAAATGCCTGATTACACCATCAAAGAATACGATCCTTTGCTAGACTCATCGAATATGACGCTCAACGATTGGAATCGTATTGCTGATGACATTGCTAATGAATATCAACGTTTTGATGGTTTTGTGATATTTCATGGCACAGATACAATGGCTTATACAGCCTCAGCGTTATCCTTTATGCTTGAGCATCTGGGTAAGCCCGTCATAGTAACGGGTTCGCAAATTCCCTTATCAGAGGTAAGAAATGATGCAATAGACAATGTCATCACATCACTATGGCTTTGTGCCCATCAACCGATTTATGAGGTTTGCATCTATTTTAATCAGCGACTATTAAGAGGCAATCGCACTCAAAAGATCAGTGCCCAACGCTTTGATGCGTTTGACTCACCGAATTATCCTCGTCTCGCATCAATTGGCATCAGCATAGAACTTCACCGTGAGCTTATGTTAGAAAGACCCAGCAAGCCATTCCATTTGCAGACACTGAGTTCGCAATTCATTGCCAACTTTCGTTTATTCCCAGGCTTTGCCACACAAGTTCTTGATGATATTTTACAACAACCCCTCAAAGGGTTAGTGTTAGAAACGTATGGAGCAGGGAATGCGCAAAATAATGATCCCCATTTTTTGAAGAGCTTAAAAGCTGCTTGTGACCGAGGGGTCGTCATCGTCAATTGCACGCAATGTCAGCAAGGCCGAGTGGAGATGAGTCAATACGCTACTGGCTATACACTAAAACAAGCAGGCCTCATCAGTGGTCATGATATGACACCGGAGGCTGCTCATTGCAAATTGCTTTATCTGTTTAGTAAGTATTTAAGTACCCAAAAAGTTAAAGAACTAATGCAAGCCAATTTATGTGGCGAATTAAACAGTCAACTCTAA
- the glmU gene encoding bifunctional UDP-N-acetylglucosamine diphosphorylase/glucosamine-1-phosphate N-acetyltransferase GlmU has product MSLQIVILAAGQGKRMLSRVPKVLHPLAGKPMLTRVVETAQQLNPDAIYVVYGNGGAEIKNALADLPVNWVLQEQQLGTGHAVLQALPAIPASSQVLVLSGDVPLIQAQTLRALIDCQHRGKQAALSLLLATLDDPKGLGRIVRDAHGEVIAIVEEKDATEKQKQIKEIYSGICCAQANDLARWLPNLKNNNAQGEYYLTEIIALAVSEHLPIASMQATNSLEIRGVNDRLQLQQLERVWQQNYARELLLSGVSIADSHRIDVRGELRCAADVFIDVNTVFSGTVIIGSGSQIGPNCVLNNVTLGENCEILANSVLDNCVIGNDCHIGPFARLRPGTKLADKCKIGNFVETKNAIFATASKASHLSYLGDVNIGKDVNIGAGTITCNYDGVNKYETIIEEGAFIGSDTQLVAPVTIGAYATIGAGSTIRKDVPAGELTLTENRQKTIFGWKRPVKKEP; this is encoded by the coding sequence ATGTCATTACAAATTGTTATTTTAGCAGCCGGCCAAGGCAAACGGATGCTATCTAGAGTACCCAAGGTCCTGCATCCATTGGCAGGAAAACCAATGCTGACACGCGTTGTTGAAACCGCTCAGCAGTTAAACCCTGATGCTATCTATGTTGTTTATGGAAACGGTGGGGCGGAAATAAAAAATGCCTTAGCGGATTTGCCTGTTAACTGGGTACTGCAAGAACAGCAGCTAGGAACAGGGCATGCTGTACTGCAAGCCTTACCCGCCATCCCAGCGAGTTCACAAGTCTTGGTTCTGTCCGGTGATGTGCCTTTGATCCAAGCACAAACCTTAAGAGCGTTAATTGATTGTCAGCATCGGGGAAAACAAGCAGCTCTAAGCTTGTTACTTGCAACACTGGATGACCCCAAGGGACTTGGTCGCATTGTGCGCGATGCTCATGGGGAAGTCATTGCGATTGTTGAGGAAAAAGACGCTACGGAAAAGCAAAAACAAATCAAGGAAATATACAGCGGTATCTGTTGTGCGCAAGCCAACGATTTAGCTCGGTGGCTGCCGAACCTGAAAAATAATAATGCGCAAGGAGAATATTATTTAACTGAAATTATTGCCTTAGCAGTATCTGAGCATTTACCCATTGCTTCCATGCAGGCGACAAACAGCTTGGAAATTAGAGGTGTAAACGATCGTTTACAATTGCAACAACTTGAGCGCGTATGGCAACAAAATTATGCCAGGGAACTTCTGTTATCAGGGGTTTCTATTGCAGATAGTCATCGCATTGATGTGCGCGGTGAACTTCGCTGTGCCGCAGATGTTTTTATTGATGTGAATACGGTCTTTAGTGGCACTGTTATTATTGGTTCTGGTTCTCAGATTGGTCCAAATTGCGTTTTAAATAACGTAACGCTCGGAGAAAATTGTGAAATTTTGGCTAATTCCGTTCTCGATAATTGTGTCATTGGCAACGATTGTCACATTGGCCCCTTTGCACGTTTAAGACCCGGGACTAAGCTTGCGGACAAATGCAAAATTGGCAATTTTGTTGAGACTAAAAATGCAATATTTGCAACTGCCTCCAAAGCCAGCCATCTCAGTTATTTAGGCGATGTAAACATCGGTAAAGACGTCAATATTGGTGCTGGCACCATTACCTGCAATTATGATGGTGTGAATAAATATGAAACGATTATTGAAGAAGGGGCTTTTATCGGTTCCGACACACAATTAGTCGCCCCCGTCACGATTGGAGCTTACGCCACGATAGGTGCTGGCAGCACCATCCGCAAAGATGTGCCTGCCGGAGAACTCACATTAACTGAGAATAGACAAAAAACCATCTTTGGTTGGAAGAGGCCGGTGAAAAAAGAACCGTAG
- the queC gene encoding 7-cyano-7-deazaguanine synthase QueC, which yields MKKAVVLLSGGLDSATCLAIAKTQGFACYALSFAYGQRHTAELTAACRVAKHLEAVEHRIVNLDIGQFGGSALTDKSIAVPNYSGAQTIPVTYVPARNTIFLAIAVGFAEVIDARDIFIGVSAIDYSGYPDCRSEFIEAFQKVANLGTKAGVAGDLFTLHAPLQFLSKAETILKGTSLGLDYSLTVSCYQATETGEACGRCDSCIFRKQGFAAAKWPDPTKYK from the coding sequence ATGAAAAAAGCAGTTGTTTTACTATCAGGTGGGTTGGATTCTGCCACTTGTTTGGCCATTGCCAAAACACAAGGTTTTGCTTGCTATGCATTAAGTTTCGCTTACGGACAACGTCATACTGCGGAGCTTACCGCAGCGTGTCGAGTTGCCAAACATTTAGAGGCAGTTGAACATCGAATTGTGAATCTTGATATCGGACAGTTTGGTGGTTCAGCCCTGACGGATAAAAGCATTGCTGTGCCGAATTACTCAGGTGCACAAACTATCCCAGTAACCTATGTGCCCGCCAGAAACACGATTTTTCTCGCTATTGCCGTAGGTTTTGCAGAAGTGATTGATGCGCGTGATATTTTTATCGGCGTGAGTGCCATTGATTACTCCGGTTATCCGGATTGCCGATCAGAATTCATTGAAGCTTTTCAAAAGGTGGCAAATTTAGGTACTAAGGCGGGGGTTGCCGGTGATTTATTCACATTGCATGCGCCTTTGCAATTCTTATCAAAAGCCGAAACCATACTCAAAGGAACAAGCTTGGGTTTGGATTATTCTTTGACCGTTTCTTGTTATCAAGCAACAGAAACCGGGGAAGCTTGTGGGCGATGTGATAGTTGCATATTCCGTAAACAAGGTTTTGCAGCCGCAAAATGGCCTGATCCTACGAAATATAAATGA
- a CDS encoding RnfABCDGE type electron transport complex subunit B — protein sequence MVAVKAIDALLPQTQCGDCGYAGCLPYAEALAQGIAPINRCPPGGASTVKALGELLGIDATPYLAEAQATQRPPSRAFIREAECIGCTKCIQACPVDAIIGSGKLMHTVIAHECTGCGLCVDPCPVDCIEMLPLLETAYDKEQARQRYHARQARFLREEQEKQQAYREKRKLAAESSNHLQDIKAKQDYILQALARVQAKKES from the coding sequence ATGGTCGCTGTTAAAGCCATCGATGCTCTTCTACCACAAACACAATGCGGTGATTGTGGATATGCGGGTTGCTTGCCTTATGCTGAAGCTCTGGCACAGGGTATAGCACCAATCAACCGTTGTCCTCCAGGTGGCGCCTCCACAGTCAAAGCGCTAGGAGAATTGTTAGGCATTGATGCCACACCTTATTTAGCCGAAGCGCAGGCAACTCAGCGTCCTCCATCACGAGCTTTCATTCGTGAAGCAGAATGCATTGGTTGTACTAAATGCATCCAAGCTTGTCCTGTGGATGCCATCATTGGTAGTGGCAAACTCATGCACACCGTTATTGCGCATGAATGTACAGGCTGCGGGCTTTGTGTCGACCCTTGCCCTGTGGATTGTATTGAAATGTTACCGCTCCTTGAAACTGCTTATGATAAAGAGCAAGCGCGGCAGCGTTATCATGCGCGGCAAGCGCGGTTTTTACGAGAAGAGCAGGAAAAACAGCAAGCTTATCGTGAGAAGCGCAAGTTGGCTGCAGAAAGCAGCAATCACTTGCAGGACATCAAAGCCAAACAAGATTATATCTTACAAGCACTTGCCCGAGTGCAAGCGAAAAAAGAATCATGA
- the metG gene encoding methionine--tRNA ligase, whose translation MTTVRKMLVTSALPYANGHLHLGHLVEHIQTDIWVRTHKMLGHECISVCGDDAHGTPIMLKAEQLGITPEQLTAEMQASHESDFKAFAIHYDYYHTTHSPDNQQLAELIYERLTASGDIVKKTIRQAYDPIKKMFLPDRYVKGTCPKCHTPDQYGDNCESCGATYSPTELIDAVSAISGAKPIEKDSEHYFFDLPRYEKLLRDWTRKGHLQTEVVNKLDEWFAAGLKQWDISRDAPYFGFKIPKTADKYFYVWLDAPIGYMASFKKYCEQQGLSFAQYWDKDSSTELYHFVGKDIVYFHALFWPAILAGSGHRLPTAVFAHGFLTIEGQKMSKSRGTFIEARTYLAHLHPEYLRYYFAAKSNGRVDDLDLNFDDFINRVNADLVGKIVNIASRCAGFINKRFDNQLSDELHAPELFQDLLALRQEIIDAFVQRDYAKAIRQIMECADRVNQYIDANKPWVLAKEEARLSEVQAICTMGLNLFRLLMTYLKPVLPQMAKEAESFLNCEPLNWENSEKPLLRHRINTFSPLMVRVERENVEAMLKSAKGTSVTEQKKKTEETRLQSSTISIEEFSKVDLRVARIIAAEEVEGADKLLRLQLDLGEGQKQVFAGIKSAYAPAELIGRLTIVVANLEPRTMRFGVSEGMVLAAGDGKGIFLLQPDQGALPGMQVK comes from the coding sequence ATGACAACTGTTCGTAAAATGTTGGTAACCAGTGCTCTGCCTTATGCCAATGGGCACTTGCATTTGGGGCATTTGGTGGAACACATTCAGACAGACATCTGGGTGCGTACGCACAAAATGCTTGGTCATGAATGCATTAGTGTTTGTGGTGACGATGCCCATGGTACTCCCATCATGCTCAAAGCGGAGCAGTTGGGTATCACGCCAGAGCAATTGACTGCAGAAATGCAAGCAAGCCACGAGAGTGACTTTAAAGCCTTTGCCATACATTATGATTATTATCACACCACCCATTCCCCAGATAATCAGCAACTGGCTGAGCTCATTTATGAGCGATTGACTGCCTCTGGGGATATTGTGAAGAAAACCATTCGTCAGGCTTATGACCCTATCAAAAAGATGTTTTTGCCCGATCGCTACGTCAAAGGAACCTGCCCGAAATGCCACACGCCTGATCAATACGGTGATAATTGTGAATCTTGTGGTGCTACCTATTCACCAACAGAGCTCATTGATGCTGTTTCTGCTATTTCAGGCGCAAAACCGATTGAGAAAGATTCTGAACACTATTTTTTCGATTTGCCACGCTACGAAAAATTATTAAGGGATTGGACACGTAAAGGGCATCTACAAACGGAAGTGGTCAATAAATTAGATGAATGGTTTGCCGCAGGGCTTAAGCAATGGGACATTTCCCGCGATGCGCCTTATTTTGGTTTTAAAATCCCCAAAACGGCGGATAAATATTTTTATGTCTGGCTCGACGCCCCCATCGGCTACATGGCTAGTTTCAAGAAATATTGTGAGCAGCAGGGACTTTCTTTCGCACAGTATTGGGATAAAGATTCGAGCACGGAATTGTACCATTTTGTTGGCAAAGACATCGTGTATTTCCATGCTTTGTTTTGGCCTGCCATTCTGGCTGGCAGTGGTCATCGTTTACCCACTGCTGTCTTTGCACATGGCTTTTTGACCATTGAAGGTCAGAAGATGTCTAAATCGCGAGGCACGTTTATCGAAGCACGTACTTACCTTGCGCATTTGCATCCTGAATATTTGCGCTATTATTTCGCAGCCAAATCAAACGGCAGGGTTGATGATCTGGATTTAAATTTCGACGATTTTATCAACCGTGTTAATGCCGACCTGGTTGGCAAAATTGTCAATATTGCTAGTCGCTGTGCTGGTTTTATCAATAAGCGTTTTGATAATCAGCTTAGCGATGAATTGCATGCGCCTGAGTTATTTCAAGATCTTCTTGCCTTGCGTCAAGAGATTATTGATGCCTTTGTGCAGCGTGATTATGCAAAAGCGATTCGTCAAATCATGGAATGTGCCGATCGTGTGAATCAATATATTGACGCCAATAAACCCTGGGTATTAGCAAAAGAAGAGGCACGTCTCTCAGAAGTACAAGCAATTTGCACCATGGGGTTAAATCTCTTTCGCTTGTTAATGACCTATTTGAAACCGGTGTTACCACAGATGGCCAAAGAGGCTGAATCATTTCTAAACTGCGAGCCATTGAATTGGGAAAATAGCGAAAAACCTTTGTTGCGCCATCGCATTAATACCTTTAGCCCGCTGATGGTGCGTGTGGAAAGAGAAAACGTTGAGGCTATGCTTAAGTCTGCCAAGGGTACTTCGGTAACAGAACAGAAAAAGAAGACAGAGGAGACACGTTTGCAATCAAGCACGATTAGTATCGAAGAATTTAGCAAGGTGGACCTGCGGGTAGCGCGTATCATTGCCGCTGAAGAAGTGGAGGGGGCAGATAAATTACTGCGACTGCAATTGGATCTGGGTGAAGGACAGAAACAAGTTTTTGCCGGTATCAAATCCGCCTATGCTCCTGCTGAGTTAATTGGTAGGCTAACGATTGTGGTAGCCAACTTGGAGCCCCGTACGATGCGTTTTGGCGTGTCTGAAGGCATGGTTTTGGCAGCTGGGGATGGAAAGGGTATTTTTCTATTGCAACCTGATCAAGGTGCTCTACCAGGAATGCAGGTAAAATAA
- the ptsP gene encoding phosphoenolpyruvate--protein phosphotransferase translates to MLKILKRIVQDVTTANHLDEALAILVQRVRKAVNAEAVSVYLIDNKNAEYVLIATDGLNKQAEFRVRVSLDHGLIGLVGRREEPINIEDAPSHPGFHENPLLGEDHLKGFLGVPIIQHRKLYGVLTAQQAEERCFDDAEEAFLITLAAQMGGIIAHAEATGELALLTQPRPLGVAKVEPTSTALTGVGSVPGVGIGTAVVVYPVADIDAVPRHAVEDVDEEITIFHEALQTARDDMFRLSRRMKKTVAEDEHALFDVYLRILDKDSLGAEVADVIRQECLSAQAALVAVIKKHVQQFEDVEDEYLRERASDFRDLGRRVLAELQLSQREEIVYPRRTILIGEEITASALAEVPEGQLAGIVSAKGANNSHVAILARALGVPTVMGVRGLKVEHLSRRAVIVDGYYGHVYISPSKTVLAEFKKLAQEEEELNQSLVSLRDKPAETLDSHRVSLQVNTGLAMDAGLSLSVGAEGVGLYRSEVPFMSRDRFPSEDEQYIIYRQILKAFAPRLVTMRTLDIGGDKILPYFPVEEDNPYLGWRGIRVTLDHPDVFLMQVRAMMRASEEVNNLRIMLPMVTTLSEVEEAAFLIDQAFKELLEEGCHIEKPKLGVMIEVPAAVYLARELAKRVEFISVGSNDLTQYLLAVDRNNSRVAGLYDAFHPAMLRTLMKVVEGGHAAGVEVSICGEMASDPLAVILLLAMGFDTLSMNSTSLPRIKWVIRNISLAHARKVLADVLELEHPAEIRFYLQKALEQEGLGGLIRAGKS, encoded by the coding sequence ATGTTAAAAATATTAAAGCGAATCGTACAAGATGTCACAACTGCCAATCATTTGGACGAGGCATTAGCAATTTTAGTGCAGCGAGTGCGCAAGGCTGTTAATGCTGAAGCGGTTTCCGTTTACCTCATTGATAACAAGAACGCTGAATATGTTTTAATAGCTACCGACGGTCTAAACAAGCAAGCAGAATTCAGAGTGCGTGTTAGTCTCGACCACGGCTTGATTGGGTTAGTTGGTCGGCGGGAAGAACCGATCAATATTGAAGATGCTCCATCCCATCCAGGTTTCCATGAGAATCCCTTATTAGGTGAGGATCACTTAAAGGGTTTCTTAGGTGTTCCAATTATTCAACATCGTAAACTTTATGGTGTTCTGACAGCCCAACAAGCTGAGGAACGATGTTTTGATGACGCAGAAGAAGCCTTTCTAATCACGCTTGCAGCACAAATGGGCGGTATCATTGCCCATGCTGAAGCAACGGGTGAACTCGCTTTACTAACACAGCCGCGTCCTTTGGGTGTGGCTAAGGTAGAGCCTACCTCTACAGCGTTGACCGGGGTTGGCAGCGTTCCAGGCGTTGGTATTGGTACTGCAGTGGTTGTTTATCCAGTGGCTGATATCGATGCAGTGCCAAGGCATGCTGTTGAGGATGTCGACGAAGAGATTACGATCTTCCATGAAGCCTTGCAAACCGCACGCGATGATATGTTTCGCTTAAGTCGGCGTATGAAAAAGACGGTTGCAGAAGATGAACATGCGCTATTTGATGTCTATCTTCGTATTCTGGACAAAGACAGTTTGGGTGCGGAAGTTGCAGACGTCATTCGCCAGGAATGCTTAAGTGCACAGGCTGCACTGGTAGCAGTGATAAAGAAGCATGTTCAGCAATTTGAAGATGTAGAGGATGAATACCTGCGAGAGCGAGCTAGTGATTTTCGTGACTTGGGTCGCAGAGTATTAGCTGAATTGCAGTTGTCCCAACGTGAAGAAATTGTTTATCCTCGCCGGACTATTCTCATCGGGGAAGAAATTACTGCTTCAGCGCTAGCTGAGGTTCCTGAGGGACAATTGGCTGGCATAGTATCAGCCAAAGGCGCGAATAATTCTCATGTTGCCATTCTGGCTCGTGCTTTGGGTGTGCCAACGGTCATGGGGGTCAGAGGGCTTAAAGTCGAGCATCTATCACGTCGCGCGGTGATTGTGGATGGTTATTATGGTCATGTCTATATATCCCCATCAAAAACTGTTTTAGCAGAATTTAAAAAGTTGGCGCAAGAGGAAGAAGAGCTCAATCAAAGCTTGGTTAGCTTGCGCGATAAACCAGCTGAAACGCTTGATAGTCACCGTGTATCGCTGCAAGTTAACACCGGTCTAGCTATGGATGCTGGGCTATCTTTGAGCGTGGGTGCTGAGGGCGTTGGGCTCTACCGCTCGGAAGTGCCCTTTATGAGTCGAGATAGATTTCCCTCCGAAGATGAGCAATATATTATTTATCGCCAAATATTGAAGGCCTTTGCTCCTCGTTTGGTCACCATGCGTACCTTAGACATTGGTGGAGATAAAATCCTACCTTATTTCCCTGTAGAAGAAGACAATCCTTATTTGGGTTGGCGTGGGATCCGCGTTACCTTGGATCATCCAGACGTGTTCTTAATGCAGGTGCGCGCTATGATGCGTGCCAGCGAAGAAGTAAATAATCTGCGCATCATGTTGCCTATGGTGACTACTTTAAGTGAAGTTGAGGAAGCTGCTTTTCTGATTGATCAGGCGTTTAAGGAATTGCTGGAAGAAGGTTGTCATATTGAAAAACCAAAGTTGGGTGTGATGATAGAAGTTCCTGCAGCCGTTTACTTAGCCCGAGAGTTGGCTAAACGCGTTGAATTTATTTCCGTCGGCAGTAACGATCTAACCCAATATTTATTGGCAGTCGATCGAAATAACTCTCGTGTTGCCGGTCTTTATGACGCTTTTCATCCCGCGATGTTACGGACTTTAATGAAGGTGGTGGAGGGAGGGCATGCGGCTGGTGTAGAAGTGAGCATCTGTGGTGAGATGGCAAGCGATCCTTTAGCAGTCATTCTTTTGTTAGCCATGGGTTTTGACACCTTAAGTATGAACTCAACAAGTTTGCCGCGCATCAAATGGGTTATCCGTAATATTTCTTTAGCTCATGCTCGTAAGGTCTTAGCTGATGTATTGGAATTAGAGCATCCTGCTGAAATCAGATTCTATTTGCAAAAAGCGCTGGAGCAAGAAGGCTTAGGTGGTCTCATTAGGGCTGGGAAATCATGA
- the nth gene encoding endonuclease III codes for MNKEKRRAIFERFRAQNPHPTTELRYSSTFELLIAVILSAHTTDISVNKATAKLFPVANTPLALLALGEEKLKEYIRSIGLYNSKAKNIINTCQILVTKHAGEVPDSREALEELPGVGRKTANVILNTAFGQPTIAVDTHIFRVANRTGIAKGKTPLAVEKELLQNVDKAFLHDAHHWLVLHGRYICIARKPRCYQCLICDLCEFKDKNLQPPKTS; via the coding sequence ATGAATAAAGAAAAAAGGCGCGCTATTTTTGAGCGCTTTCGGGCTCAAAATCCTCATCCAACGACAGAATTGCGTTACAGTTCGACGTTCGAATTGCTCATTGCAGTGATTCTTTCTGCACATACCACAGATATTAGTGTTAACAAGGCTACTGCGAAATTATTTCCTGTTGCCAATACACCGCTGGCTTTACTTGCTTTAGGAGAGGAGAAACTCAAGGAATACATAAGATCAATAGGGTTGTATAACAGCAAAGCAAAAAACATCATTAACACATGCCAGATATTGGTGACAAAGCATGCAGGCGAGGTTCCGGATAGTCGAGAGGCGCTTGAGGAGTTACCTGGGGTCGGACGAAAAACGGCCAATGTAATACTCAATACGGCATTCGGCCAACCTACTATCGCCGTAGATACTCACATTTTTCGCGTTGCCAACCGAACAGGCATTGCTAAAGGTAAAACACCGCTAGCAGTGGAGAAAGAACTTCTGCAAAATGTGGACAAGGCATTTTTACACGATGCGCATCATTGGTTGGTTCTTCATGGTCGCTATATTTGCATAGCTCGCAAGCCTCGTTGCTATCAGTGCCTTATTTGTGATCTTTGTGAATTTAAGGACAAAAATTTACAGCCTCCGAAAACGTCATGA
- a CDS encoding RNA pyrophosphohydrolase, producing the protein MVIDRAGYRLNVGIILVNGSGRVFWGKRHGHDAWQFPQGGLATGETALEAMFRELKEEIGLDREDIEVLGATKRWLKYRLPKQYLRHGSEPLVIGQKQKWYLLKLVTSEQKIRLDLSDSPEFDSWRWIDYHEPQEQVIFFKRQVYSQAMKELEHLLKRRRTPFGTRRKRGNHSR; encoded by the coding sequence ATGGTTATTGATCGCGCCGGATACCGGTTAAATGTCGGCATTATTCTGGTGAATGGATCTGGTCGAGTTTTTTGGGGGAAACGTCATGGTCATGATGCCTGGCAATTTCCACAAGGTGGGCTTGCTACCGGTGAAACGGCATTAGAGGCAATGTTTCGAGAACTTAAAGAGGAAATCGGTTTAGATAGAGAAGACATTGAAGTTTTAGGGGCGACCAAACGTTGGTTAAAATATCGCTTGCCTAAACAGTATCTTCGTCATGGTAGCGAACCTTTGGTGATTGGACAGAAGCAAAAATGGTATCTATTAAAACTGGTTACTTCTGAGCAAAAAATTCGCTTGGATTTAAGTGATTCACCTGAATTTGATAGTTGGCGTTGGATTGATTACCACGAGCCACAAGAGCAGGTTATTTTTTTTAAAAGACAAGTTTATTCTCAAGCCATGAAGGAATTGGAGCACTTGCTAAAAAGGCGTCGTACTCCTTTTGGGACTCGTCGTAAGCGAGGTAATCATAGTCGATAA